Below is a genomic region from Escherichia ruysiae.
CACTAACCCTGGCTTATGTGAGGAAGCGATGATTATCTATTTACACGGTTTTGACTCTAACAGTCCGGGTAACCACGAGAAAGTTTTACAATTGCAGTTTATTGACCCGGATGTGCGCTTGATAAGCTACAGCACTCTGCATCCGAAACACGATATGCAGCATCTGCTCAAAGAAGTAGACAAAATGCTGCAACTGAACGTCGACGAGCGCCCGCTAATTTGCGGCGTTGGTCTGGGCGGATACTGGGCGGAACGGATTGGTTTTCTCTGTGATATCCGCCAGGTGATCTTCAACCCTAATTTGTTCCCTTACGAGAACATGGAAGGGAAGATTGATCGCCCGGAAGAGTACGCCGACATCGCGACTAAATGTGTGACTAACTTCCGCGAGAAGAATCGCGATCGTTGTCTGGTGATATTGTCGCGTAATGATGAGGCGCTTAATAGTCAGCGGACATCTGAAGAGTTGCATCATTATTACGAGATTGTCTGGGACGAAGATCAGACGCACAAATTCAAAAATATCTCTCCGCATTTGCAGCGCATTAAGGCGTTCAAAACCCTCGGTTAAAGCTATCCTCGGTCGCATCAGGTAACCTTGCCTATATCTGATGCGCCCCGGATTCTGTAGGTTGGATGAAGCGTCCACGCCACATCCGACAGCCGTGTACCAATGCCTGATGCGATGCTGCGCATCTTATCAGGCCCACCAATTGCCCTCTATATACGCCTCACTCTCCCGAGTCCGCTTAAATAATAAACAATAAACTCTGTTTTTTGATCTCACCCGGTAAAGTCGCCTATCTTTTCAGCAACAAAACTTGATTAACATCAATTTTGGTATGACCAATGCACCATTCATGTTATTCTCAATAGCGAAGAACATTTTCATTGCTGTAACCTATTGTTAATTAAGAGCTATCTTAATAACTATTAATTAACAATTGGTTAATAAATTTAAGGGGGTCACGTTGACTACGCCATTGAAAAAAATTGTGATTGTCGGCGGCGGTGCTGGTGGGCTGGAAATGGCGACACAGCTGGGGCATAAGCTGGGACGCAAGAAAAAAGCCAAAATTACGCTGGTCGATCGTAACCACAGCCACCTGTGGAAACCGCTGCTGCACGAAGTGGCGACTGGCTCGCTTGATGAAGGCGTCGATGCACTGAGCTACCTGGCTCATGCGCGTAATCATGGTTTTCAGTTCCAGCTGGGTTCCGTAATTGATATTGATCGTGAAGCGAAAACAATCACTATTGCAGAACTGCGCGACGAAAAAGGTGAACTGCTGGTTCCGGAACGTAAAATCGCCTATGACACGCTGGTGATGGCGCTGGGCAGCACCTCTAACGATTTCAATACGCCGGGTGTAAAAGAGAACTGTATTTTCCTCGATAACCCGCATCAGGCGCGTCGTTTCCATCAGGAGATGCTGAATCTGTTCCTGAAATACTCCGCCAACCTGGGCGCGAATGGCAAAGTGAATATTGCGATTGTTGGCGGCGGCGCGACGGGTGTAGAACTCTCCGCTGAATTGCACAACGCCGTCAAGCAACTGCACAGCTACGGTTACAAAGGCCTGACCAACGAAGCGTTGAACGTAACGCTGGTAGAAGCGGGCGAACGTATTTTGCCTGCGCTGCCGCCACGTATCTCTGCTGCCGCCCACAATGAGTTAACGAAACTGGGCGTTCGCGTGCTGACGCAAACCATGGTCACCAGCGCCGATGAAGGGGGGCTGCACACTAAAGATGGCGAATATATTGAGGCTGATCTGATGGTGTGGGCTGCCGGGATCAAAGCGCCAGATTTCCTGAAGGATATTGGTGGGCTGGAGACCAACCGTATCAACCAGCTGGTGGTG
It encodes:
- the ycfP gene encoding alpha/beta hydrolase YcfP is translated as MIIYLHGFDSNSPGNHEKVLQLQFIDPDVRLISYSTLHPKHDMQHLLKEVDKMLQLNVDERPLICGVGLGGYWAERIGFLCDIRQVIFNPNLFPYENMEGKIDRPEEYADIATKCVTNFREKNRDRCLVILSRNDEALNSQRTSEELHHYYEIVWDEDQTHKFKNISPHLQRIKAFKTLG
- the ndh gene encoding NADH-quinone dehydrogenase — its product is MTTPLKKIVIVGGGAGGLEMATQLGHKLGRKKKAKITLVDRNHSHLWKPLLHEVATGSLDEGVDALSYLAHARNHGFQFQLGSVIDIDREAKTITIAELRDEKGELLVPERKIAYDTLVMALGSTSNDFNTPGVKENCIFLDNPHQARRFHQEMLNLFLKYSANLGANGKVNIAIVGGGATGVELSAELHNAVKQLHSYGYKGLTNEALNVTLVEAGERILPALPPRISAAAHNELTKLGVRVLTQTMVTSADEGGLHTKDGEYIEADLMVWAAGIKAPDFLKDIGGLETNRINQLVVEPTLQTTRDPDIYAIGDCASCPRPEGGFVPPRAQAAHQMATCAMNNILAQMNGKPLKNYQYKDHGSLVSLSNFSTVGSLMGNLTRGSMMIEGRIARFVYISLYRMHQIALHGYFKTGLMMLVGSINRVIRPRLKLH